Genomic segment of Engystomops pustulosus chromosome 8, aEngPut4.maternal, whole genome shotgun sequence:
ATTCAGGGAGCTCCTAgggtccccctagtggtgactgcaggcagcaaaaTTGTATTCTGTATTTTAGAGGGGTGTTCCAGCTAAGTGGTTTTCTTGATCTATCCATAGGATAGAATATTTATATCAAATTTGTTGAGTCTAACATATAGGACCCCCAGTGTTTAGCCGATTCAGACTGCCTAAGCAACACAGAGAACAGAACTGTCTCTGAACTGTCTCCATTCTCTAACTAGTGGCGGGGCTATGTTACTACAGTTCAGCTTCCAATCACTTGAATTAACCAGCAGTTCTTCTTAATATAAGAACACAGCACCGATCTTAGTGTAGTGGTCAGATCAGGGTACTGCAGATCACTTTCAGTTCATGTAAATCTGCAGTTACTCGATACAACCACTACACAGTGAGTGGAGCTGTCTTCTTCCAGTTCTATTCTTCGTTTAGCTGATCTATGGGGGTGCAAAATATAGCTCTGATATTGTGGAACCCATCCTTTGGATAACTTAACAACATTTTTAGCCGGGAAAAACCCCTTAAATTCTGCCCTGATCACCGTAATAACCTATAATGCCCCAACCCCAACAAATTTGGGGACATTTGAAGCCAAAATCCTAAAAATGAAATTTTTCGAAATGGGGGGAttatccattcactgacagcaagctgaCATCATTTCTGGTTCCAATTATAGGTTCGGTTCCTTAAAGGGCgcaatcatctattgtcaataacATCCGGACAGCGACTCCACTTTCCTGCCCCATGAGGGTCATCCGTCCGTAATAAAAtcgctaaataataataataatacctttgtTCTGTCATATCAAagcgtataaaataattatgtacAGACGTTATATACAAAATTACACCGGGAATGATATAAATAAGTCCTATGTACACGTCCACGGATCGGGCTCACGTTACTAACAGCCACAGAGTCAATACTAAGCCTAGCAGGTAGGTGGCGCTGTGGGCAGAGTGTCTCTCTGAGTGACTCAGTGGGGACGTTGTTGCAAAAACGGCATCTGTGTCATTTCTGGGTACGGCCATGTTACAGATATTTCCTTCACAGCACGAAGTGCAGACCTGGGAGAGAAAAGGGTAATGAGTAATAAACTCCATAAAACATTGCACATAAAATCATAGATAAAACTAGTAGAGGTAAGATCCTATCACCCAAAGCCTCCATGTCAGATCAGTCTCATTGGACTAGTACAGCAGCTCAAGCTCATTGGCTTGCAGTACCAAATACTAACACTATGTAGTCGGTGGCGCTGTTCTTGGAAAAGGAGATACCCCAATTCCTTTTATTAGCTGATAGGGAGGCAGACATATATTGATGGCCTTTTGATGGCTGCCATGGTTCTGGAAACCCTTTAAAAGGTCCATTCAGCTTTCTTGCCGTTTCATTACTGCCACTCCCACTGCACTCCACTTCCTGTTTACCACCCAACACAACAGGAAGTGCTAGAGGATTCCACTCAGCCAATCAAAGGCTGAGGCCGGTGACTGTTCCAACCAACGATTGGCTAAGCAGTATCTTCTGGCACTTCCTGTCCAGATACCAAggaggacaatccctttaaggctgaTTCCATTTTGAATTTCTAGTGAATATCCAGACTTTGACCACCGGACAAGCAGAATATAACCACTGTATATGTGACTGTACATACCTTGTGACCATGAAGGCCGGACTCTCTACATCCTGTGTTCAGACACTGCTCCAGTGACGCACAGCTCTTAGTCACTGATGAACTCTCTCCTGTGACGTCCATGATGTGCTGGGAGTAACAATATCTGGTATCTGGGAAAACAAAAACTCTGTTACTTACATAAAAGCCTTAATATCCTCCATGAAATCCGAAAAATCAGTGCAAgggaatcttaaaggggttataaaAGAAATAGCGCCATCCCAATTTACTGGCCagttgtggtattgcaactatttAATGAAATAGGAATGAGATGCAATACCAGATGCTGACCACAGACGGAGGTGGCACTGTTTCTCTAATAAAGTCACCGTTCATGCAGTTCAGAGGATTTATGTAGAATGAATTTAATCATTTTATAATCCAGAGGGGATTAGAAAGTTGCAGAACCTTTAATTATACAGTGATTATTTATATTAAACCCTTAAATCTCGAAATAATTCCCGATTTTAAAGAGGATCCTTCACCTCGCCTGACATCTTGCATATTTGCAGTGAAATTGCTTTTCTGAAATATCTGTGTTTCATTATAaattatgaataaattgacaattgGGTGTTACTAATTGGGGGTGTGGCCTTGTGCAGCCCGATTCTGTCCAATCAAGACACATCCCTATGACAAGGAGATTGCTACATCCTCATGAATTCAgaaatttccaggaggaataacagagtcaCAGCCCGAATTGGTAGAACTCAGGATTCCTATTGGTCAACAGTAGAAACGGCTGCAATGATTCACAAAGATTTAGATCTGAGCTGTAGTAACACAGCTTGGCCACTATACTTAGGATGGAGCTGTTCTTCTAGCACCATTTTCTGATTACAGAACAGGAGGCTGTTATATAAAGATGTCCCAagtgtcagacccccaccaatttGATACTGATGAACCCTCCTATactcaatgggggttatttatcgttAGACTGTcgttgggacagttctatgtctatttttggagctcctctgcccatcagattcattaaagtggttttggccctttaataaatgttcttatggtctattttctgtttgggatttttttttcaaaaaatccccaaaaagtctcaaaatgcataaaaagtctcagcaaggggactggagtgactatgagactttttatgagactttttgcaaaagtctcaagtcatgtttgcacggtgttgcaccagcagtagttctatgtttacaccatattaatgaagaagtgtatatagtcctgtgagactttttagtagTAAAAAGCCTCAAAAATaactcaatgggggatatttatcaggacctctgcgcaccgccagtggcgcagaggccctgaaataatcgcaaatgctagcttattgctagcttttgcgattatttttcacaatccgccaccttcacgccagtggggcgtgaaggggcgtgaaagggggggcgcggccggccgagcggggggccggcgcggggcgttactgtccccacgcctgcgcactcgctgctgccggcgacttttcatacgtgaaaagtcgccggttgcgtctcttttctacgccaggccctgcctggcgtaggaaaaacgctgcgcaactggcagcccgatacatcaagaggcagaagcctcttcatgtatcgggctgcacgagcgccagcgtatgataaatatcccccaatgtgactactttgagacttttttacaccagaaaagcctaggaaaaacaatgataaatatcactcaatggggctcatttactaagggctccgcggccgcactttcgtcgggtttcccgaatttttgagttttgcgccgaattccgccgggattttggcgcacgcaattgtaaTTCCCCTGCagctttcatgccacagaaatggggggggcatggctgtcggacaacctaacggattcggaaaaactgtggaatttaaaaaactaaatggggggtcatttactaagggcccgaatcgcgtttttacggcgggttatccaaatttttccgttttgcgtcgatttttccctaaattgcccctgtttttggattgtggcgcatcagcgctgacGTTCAcgcgtacgaaaacccgacggattcggaaaaaacgcagcatttaaaaaaaaaaaaaaagtgttgcttgacacgcacttacctgcacccggcctggcttggtgaacttcagtgcactccgacggaattcagcgcaacagcgacacctggtggacatcgggggaacaaccttagtgaatcaccgggaGAACTGAATCCTTCAcacagaacgctccgctggaccgggtaagtaaatctgccccattgtgtcgcaagatcaagcacttacatgcaccaggaaagtgaactctggcggacctcagcgcagcgccgacacctactggatatcgggtgcacgaccttattaaatcccggcagaacccaaaccCACGTCAGAGAACGCACCGTTAGATCgcggctggaccgggtaagtaaatatgccccaatatcttgaaaatggaaaatccctttaaatccacAAGGTCCTTTTCTTTCCCAATAAGTCTGTGTCGAAACAAGACGGCCACAAGACCTTCGCTACCGAAGCCCCCGCTCTGTGTCTTTACATGTCGTCTGACAAATCTCTCATCTCTATCCCCGACACGTAAAGCTACGAATCTAAGGAAAATATTTATCCAGTATAAGGAGAAATCGCAGCGCCGCGGAATGACGGAACCGATAAGTGATGTGTAAGACAATGAGAATCTGTAGGGAAATATGTCAACGTAATTACCGTATCATATATACTGACGCCTTTGTTCGTGACCGCACATGTTTATGATATAAATTTGGCTGGTAGCTTGTATTTACAGATTGTGGTGAAAGGGGCGTTCGAATTACAAATAAAAATTAGGCAGGGGTATACAGGGGTTTGAAAACCATTGCAATGGCGCCCGATCCCTGCTACTCTCCACTTCCTGTACAAATCCAGACTGGACAGGAAATGGCTGGTGATTCCCTctcaaccaatcaacaacttGGATAAGCAGGAAGTTCCAGCCCATTCCTATCATGACAGGAGCGGGACAGGAAGTGGAGAACAGATCGGTCAGAATAGCAGCGGCAGGAGATCAATGGAGATGAGAGTAAAGTCTATTTATATGGTACCAGATGCTGTTTTTGTTGTATGATCATCACAATTATTCGGGTTTTcatgcagtttttgaaaccaaaaCTAAGAGTGAATAAAAATTCTATTATATGTTTCTATATGACTAGTGATGAATGCGCCGGGGTTCAGGTCCACAGAACACAAACCCAGATTTCAGAAACTCATGTTCTGCTGCTGGGAACCACCTACAGCTCTGCGGATGCAAAGTAGCACCAATTTGTCTGCCGACAGCAGAGGAggagccactgcgcatgcgcagaaaccGTCTGCTGCCGGAGACCCTCCCAAAGAGTAAAAATTGAGAAAGTCGGTGGATCTGCAGGGGCTACAGGGGGCGGGGAGTAGCCTTTACCAATGGAGCTTTCTGAGGCTACTGCCACGccctcagtagcctctgcaattaatttgcataaagaagaaataaagtttattttagaaaaggCTGCATACCAGAGTTAGCTAAAATCGGTATTCAGCAGGGAGGGGGAATCTAGAACTacttcagaaagtagattcccgATGGtagagatttcctttaattgtaaaaaggtgtaaaaatgggggcaaaaatttaataaatagcaaattataataaaatattttcaaaattttccacGACTTTATCTCTTAGTTATAACAtttgaaaaaattgcaaaaagagaaaaattacaaaattacaaaaagtcACATCGCCCCATAGGGTCTATAGTTTATTCTTTTTTGTTGGGGTAAATTTGCTTACGGCTCTGATTTTGGGTTGGGGGAGGAATCTTAGTGGGCACAACTATGCCTGAAAACTTTGAGTTTGTGCCCCATATCGCCAATCGGTCATCGTATCGGTTAATAATTCACATTCCAAAAACTTGCAAACCCAAAGCGGAGGAAATTTTTGAAATGTTGtccaaatttgcatattttataatgttatttatattatattttttattatttgttattttaaATTCTTTCACTTTGGGGGTCACTGACCTTCTGTTCCCGGGTTTCCTCCTGTCTCCCCGATTCTAATCTCCTGTCAAAGTCACTTAAAATGAAACAATCGAGTCTTACGATAATCTACGGGTTTAATCCGCCCGGGGACAGAACGCCATTGTCCGCTGATGAATTACTGCGCGTGGTTTCCAGACGCATTTTATCATGTGGAGAAAACACATTCTTTACGGATGTTGATGTTTGGTAAATAGAAAAGCCACTTTCCTCCCGAAAATAAAGAAAACTTTGAGGGCATGCTGAAACGTTGTCTCCTCGCTAGTCGCAGACGCCAGGTGAGGTGCCGAGTGATTTCCAGCAGGTAACATATAAATCATTGGAGCTGTCACGAGTCGGGAGACGCAAACATGGCTACGGCACACAATGACTCTCTCAGAGGAAAGTGATAACCTTCAGTGTGACCCGATATCTAGAAGACGCCCCAATGGGACAGAAGAGTGAGATCTAACTTACATTTGGTGCACCCGGTCAGTGAGGCTCCAGTTGGCATCTTACAGATTGACTAACTCCAACCATTTGCCCAACAGCCATCTCCCGTGACTTGGTCATCCACATGCACACATGGATTGAGTGGAGGGTGCCGGAGTGGAGAGTCAGGAGGCCCTATAC
This window contains:
- the LYPD6 gene encoding ly6/PLAUR domain-containing protein 6, which encodes METWPAVAWFLLFSHIADWLQAVHSRDFTVQDIIFLYPSTTPYPGGFKCFTCEKAKDNYECNRWAPDVYCPRDTRYCYSQHIMDVTGESSSVTKSCASLEQCLNTGCRESGLHGHKVCTSCCEGNICNMAVPRNDTDAVFATTSPLSHSERHSAHSATYLLGLVLTLWLLVT